The following proteins are co-located in the Clostridiales bacterium genome:
- the leuD gene encoding 3-isopropylmalate dehydratase small subunit, whose amino-acid sequence MGKVFKYGENVDTDVIIPARHLNTSEPAELAKHCMEDIDADFVNKVKEGDIIVAGKNFGCGSSREHAPIAIKASGVSCVIAPTFARIFYRNSFNTGMPILECEEAAKKIDAGDEVEVDFKTGEIRNITKGETYQAEPFPEFISKIIASDGLVNYVKENL is encoded by the coding sequence ATGGGAAAAGTATTTAAATATGGGGAGAATGTTGACACCGACGTTATCATCCCTGCAAGGCACTTGAACACCTCCGAGCCTGCAGAGCTCGCAAAGCACTGCATGGAGGACATCGATGCTGACTTTGTAAACAAGGTAAAGGAAGGCGACATTATTGTTGCAGGAAAGAACTTTGGCTGCGGCTCATCAAGAGAGCATGCACCCATCGCAATTAAGGCTTCGGGAGTAAGCTGTGTAATCGCGCCTACTTTTGCTAGAATTTTTTACCGCAACTCCTTTAATACCGGAATGCCAATTTTGGAATGTGAAGAAGCAGCAAAGAAAATTGATGCGGGAGATGAAGTGGAAGTAGATTTCAAAACCGGAGAAATCAGGAATATTACGAAGGGTGAGACCTATCAAGCAGAACCATTCCCTGAATTTATCAGCAAAATTATTGCGTCAGACGGGCTGGTAAATTACGTCAAGGAAAACCTGTAA
- the ygiD gene encoding 4,5-DOPA dioxygenase extradiol, whose product MKERMPALFIGHGSPMNAIEANRFSRTWSRLGKEFKKPEAILVVSAHWYTHRIRISDTTYPKMIYDMYGFPEALYNVPYPAKGSPETARLVKDLVQDGIQIDNSWGIDHGAWSVLCHMYPDADIPVLQLSVDASADANSQYMTGKKLAPLRDLGVMILGSGNVVHNLAKLRWDQEDGFPWALEFDQYIRDKIRADDHEAVIHYKNAGDCAKNAFTTPEHFYPLLPVLGAASSEDQLTIFNEECLMGSLSMTSYLFDTSILSV is encoded by the coding sequence ATGAAGGAAAGAATGCCCGCATTGTTTATCGGCCATGGCTCACCTATGAATGCAATAGAAGCTAACCGCTTTTCGAGAACGTGGTCGAGGCTTGGTAAAGAATTTAAAAAGCCAGAGGCAATTCTTGTTGTTTCAGCCCATTGGTATACCCACAGAATACGAATTTCAGACACAACTTATCCCAAGATGATTTACGATATGTATGGATTTCCAGAAGCGCTCTACAATGTTCCATATCCAGCGAAGGGCAGCCCTGAAACGGCACGGCTAGTGAAAGATCTGGTTCAAGACGGAATACAAATTGATAACAGCTGGGGGATTGATCACGGTGCATGGTCGGTTCTTTGCCATATGTATCCTGACGCTGACATCCCCGTATTGCAGCTGAGTGTTGACGCTTCCGCCGATGCAAACTCCCAGTACATGACAGGAAAGAAGCTGGCTCCCCTAAGAGATCTGGGTGTTATGATATTGGGCAGTGGAAATGTGGTGCACAATCTTGCAAAGCTTCGTTGGGATCAGGAAGACGGCTTCCCTTGGGCACTGGAGTTTGATCAATATATTAGAGACAAGATTAGGGCTGACGATCACGAAGCCGTAATTCACTATAAAAATGCAGGTGATTGTGCAAAAAATGCATTCACTACACCGGAACATTTCTATCCGCTTCTCCCTGTTCTGGGAGCGGCAAGTTCAGAGGATCAGCTTACAATATTTAACGAGGAGTGTCTTATGGGATCCCTGTCAATGACGAGCTATCTCTTTGATACCAGCATCCTATCAGTTTGA
- the leuB gene encoding 3-isopropylmalate dehydrogenase, with protein sequence MNYKIALVPGDGIGPDVVAEAVKVLDAVGVKYGHQFEYETVLAGGAAIDAMGECLPQNTIDVCKKSDAVLLGAVGGWKWDTLPGDQRPERALLGLRKELGLFANLRPALLFEELAEACPLKPEIIEGGLDIVVVRELTGGIYFGEKGYKDTELGRAAYDVEQYAEEEVRRIAVVAFDMAMKRNKKLTSVDKANVLESSRLWRSVVTETAKDYPEVELSHMYIDNAAMQMVRNPKQFDVIVTSNIFGDILSDEASMITGSIGMLPSASLAKGNFGMYEPVHGSAPDIAGQNKANPMATILSAAMMLRYTFGLSKEADDIEAAVKAVLTQGGRTPDIMSPGKVSLGTKEAGDRIVAAIS encoded by the coding sequence ATGAATTACAAAATTGCTTTGGTTCCGGGAGATGGAATCGGACCTGATGTGGTTGCGGAAGCGGTCAAGGTCTTGGATGCAGTCGGTGTAAAATACGGACACCAGTTTGAATATGAAACAGTACTTGCGGGCGGTGCTGCAATTGATGCGATGGGAGAGTGTCTGCCCCAAAATACCATCGATGTATGTAAGAAAAGCGACGCAGTTTTGCTTGGCGCAGTAGGCGGTTGGAAATGGGATACTCTTCCCGGAGATCAGAGACCGGAACGCGCTTTGCTTGGTCTTCGAAAAGAGCTGGGTCTTTTCGCAAACCTCCGTCCTGCATTGCTTTTTGAAGAGCTTGCAGAAGCATGTCCGCTCAAACCAGAGATTATCGAAGGCGGGCTGGATATTGTTGTGGTAAGAGAGCTGACCGGTGGAATCTATTTCGGAGAAAAAGGATATAAGGATACCGAGCTGGGGAGAGCTGCTTACGATGTGGAACAGTATGCAGAAGAAGAGGTGAGAAGAATTGCCGTAGTTGCCTTTGATATGGCGATGAAGCGCAATAAAAAACTTACCAGTGTAGATAAGGCTAATGTGCTGGAAAGCTCAAGACTCTGGAGAAGCGTTGTAACGGAAACGGCGAAGGACTATCCTGAGGTTGAACTAAGCCATATGTACATCGATAATGCAGCGATGCAAATGGTCAGAAATCCAAAACAATTTGATGTTATCGTCACCAGCAATATCTTTGGAGATATTCTTTCCGATGAGGCCAGCATGATCACCGGTTCCATAGGAATGCTTCCATCCGCCAGCCTTGCAAAAGGCAATTTTGGCATGTATGAGCCGGTCCATGGCTCGGCACCGGATATTGCAGGGCAGAACAAAGCGAATCCTATGGCGACAATTTTATCTGCTGCCATGATGCTGAGATATACCTTTGGTTTATCCAAGGAAGCAGACGATATTGAGGCGGCTGTAAAAGCGGTTCTGACCCAAGGCGGAAGAACTCCGGATATCATGAGCCCTGGAAAGGTATCTTTGGGCACAAAGGAAGCCGGAGACAGGATTGTGGCTGCCATCTCTTAA
- a CDS encoding EAL domain-containing protein, which yields MKRSTIYSTSVLVILILIGSIIPSAGAEKTHGQLAFIPAADRSSSTELFNLQAKSRTIRVAQIDLSNFFDYERNTTPLGYGYEYLQEISNYTGWSYEFVPVTVESGLKLLEEGSIDLLAPVAKTPELSRLYDFSEKEIGLNYSLLCVAVENNNVAFNDFEALGKMKIGLLENAPVNASLESYAKKKHFSTVTVFFSNQAAQLKALHDGKIDAILTSSLEKRPTERVIARFSPVPYYFITAKGNDKLLNPLNDAIADIKESNPYHDYELQKKYYDYEENSIPIFTEEEKRFIKNSGPLNAVFNAYLPPIEYFDKQSNGFAGINADIMALISEKSGLKFTYLKAHSYTEALRKISDYQAVMLTGAGQNAYWADQHGLLLTEPYLTASVALVKNKNVINLETATAALVRDSLSSAEYIKKTNPDIKILYFNSPLECFEAVNTGRASITYANSYVAEKLLESPRLDNLEIVRTENITEEIAIAVSDSADPILLSILNKSLRSISDAQLNGIIFQHTANAKPEISLEYLFYKNPGFLLLFLFILFLATTAAFTFVIKTKNTHTREIKKVAYTDSVTGTWNYNRFKVEAKSILENQKSKKYALFYIDINKFSYFNDTFGYQAGDLILAEVSKEMQHHLRDMECSARFSADNFVCLMEYDNDLSLIDRVRNFQKKCEERLKKINSRYKIYFTTAIYRIPPGETDIPSIVGKADIAHKTLGNVRKESFVVYNEKIQNEFNRKKELESSMYSALRNQEFVVYLQPKMNLISNSIVGAEALVRWQRPKEGLIPPSQFIPLFESNGFILDLDFYVYENVCILLRKWLDEGKQAIPISVNVSKAHLSNQQFVAHLKALTNKYQIPSDLLELELTETIFFHNSQEAFSMIRELKKLGFPISIDDFGSGYSSLNLLKDLVVDVLKLDKEFFRKEGMTNKDKIIVEGIIQIANDLNLKIISEGVETKEQVDFLISSGCHMAQGFYFARPMAIDAFEYLAGFRR from the coding sequence ATGAAACGCAGTACTATCTACAGCACTTCTGTTCTAGTAATCCTAATTTTAATCGGCAGTATCATACCCTCTGCCGGAGCGGAAAAGACTCACGGTCAGTTGGCGTTTATCCCAGCAGCAGACCGTTCTTCATCGACAGAATTATTCAATTTACAGGCAAAATCTCGCACGATTCGGGTGGCTCAGATCGACCTTTCCAATTTTTTTGACTATGAGAGAAACACCACCCCATTGGGTTACGGTTATGAATATCTTCAAGAGATCTCAAATTATACCGGATGGTCCTACGAATTTGTTCCCGTTACCGTAGAAAGTGGTCTAAAGCTACTGGAAGAGGGAAGCATTGATCTACTGGCGCCAGTGGCCAAGACACCTGAATTAAGTCGGCTATATGACTTTTCCGAGAAAGAGATCGGTCTAAATTATTCCCTGCTCTGTGTTGCAGTCGAGAACAACAACGTTGCATTCAATGACTTCGAAGCACTCGGGAAGATGAAAATCGGACTCCTTGAAAACGCACCTGTCAATGCATCTCTTGAGAGTTATGCAAAAAAGAAACATTTCAGTACAGTCACAGTGTTCTTCAGTAACCAGGCGGCACAGCTAAAAGCTCTTCACGACGGTAAAATCGATGCAATCCTTACCAGCAGTTTGGAAAAGAGACCGACGGAACGGGTTATTGCCAGATTTTCTCCTGTTCCCTACTATTTTATAACTGCAAAGGGCAATGACAAGCTCCTTAACCCATTGAATGACGCCATCGCCGATATTAAAGAAAGTAATCCTTACCACGACTACGAACTGCAGAAGAAGTATTATGATTATGAAGAAAATTCTATCCCAATCTTCACAGAGGAAGAAAAAAGGTTTATAAAAAATTCAGGCCCGCTAAATGCTGTATTTAACGCATATCTGCCGCCGATTGAATATTTTGACAAGCAAAGCAACGGCTTTGCAGGTATCAATGCGGATATCATGGCTCTGATCAGCGAGAAATCCGGTCTAAAATTTACCTATTTGAAAGCGCACTCTTACACAGAAGCGCTGCGTAAAATCTCTGATTATCAAGCTGTCATGCTCACCGGAGCTGGTCAAAATGCCTATTGGGCTGACCAGCACGGTCTTTTGCTGACTGAGCCTTATCTGACAGCCTCTGTAGCTCTGGTTAAGAATAAAAATGTAATCAATTTGGAGACTGCGACAGCCGCTCTGGTCAGAGACTCTTTATCATCAGCAGAATATATCAAAAAGACAAACCCCGACATCAAAATCCTTTACTTCAATAGTCCGCTGGAATGTTTCGAGGCGGTCAATACCGGAAGAGCAAGCATTACGTATGCCAATAGCTACGTTGCCGAAAAACTTTTAGAAAGTCCAAGGCTGGACAACCTGGAGATTGTACGAACCGAAAATATAACAGAAGAGATTGCCATCGCAGTATCTGATTCTGCAGATCCAATTCTTCTCTCCATCCTTAATAAATCCTTGCGTAGTATATCGGACGCTCAATTAAACGGCATTATTTTTCAGCATACTGCAAATGCTAAGCCGGAGATCAGCCTGGAATATCTGTTTTATAAAAATCCGGGGTTCCTTTTGCTGTTCCTTTTTATCCTTTTCCTGGCAACGACAGCTGCGTTTACATTCGTCATCAAGACCAAGAATACACATACCCGCGAGATCAAAAAAGTAGCCTATACAGACAGTGTAACCGGAACATGGAACTATAACAGATTTAAAGTTGAGGCAAAATCGATTCTGGAAAACCAAAAGAGCAAAAAATATGCACTCTTTTATATCGATATCAATAAGTTCTCCTATTTCAATGATACCTTCGGATATCAGGCTGGAGATTTGATCCTAGCGGAAGTCTCTAAGGAGATGCAGCATCATTTAAGGGACATGGAATGCTCCGCAAGATTTTCTGCTGATAACTTCGTCTGCCTTATGGAATACGACAACGACCTTTCTCTGATCGATCGTGTCCGAAACTTCCAGAAGAAATGTGAAGAGCGGCTCAAAAAAATAAATAGTCGATATAAGATCTATTTCACAACTGCCATTTACCGGATTCCCCCTGGAGAAACCGATATTCCATCGATCGTCGGCAAAGCTGATATTGCCCACAAGACCCTTGGAAATGTGCGAAAAGAAAGCTTCGTTGTTTATAACGAAAAAATACAAAATGAATTTAACCGAAAAAAGGAACTGGAGAGCTCCATGTACTCCGCGCTGAGAAACCAGGAATTTGTGGTTTATCTTCAGCCAAAAATGAATCTGATCTCCAATTCCATCGTAGGGGCGGAGGCACTGGTTAGATGGCAGCGTCCCAAAGAAGGGCTGATACCGCCCTCGCAGTTTATCCCGCTCTTTGAAAGCAACGGTTTTATCCTCGATTTGGATTTCTACGTCTACGAGAATGTATGTATTTTACTCAGAAAGTGGCTGGATGAAGGAAAGCAGGCAATTCCAATTTCCGTCAACGTATCAAAAGCGCACCTATCGAATCAACAGTTTGTAGCGCATTTGAAAGCTTTGACGAACAAGTACCAGATTCCTTCAGATTTGTTAGAGCTCGAATTGACAGAGACCATCTTTTTTCACAACTCACAAGAGGCTTTCTCTATGATACGAGAATTAAAGAAGCTCGGTTTTCCAATCTCTATCGACGATTTCGGCTCTGGCTACTCCTCCCTGAACCTGTTAAAGGATCTGGTGGTAGATGTGCTCAAGCTTGACAAAGAATTCTTCCGAAAAGAAGGAATGACGAATAAGGATAAGATCATTGTCGAGGGAATTATTCAGATTGCCAACGACCTAAATCTTAAGATTATTTCCGAAGGGGTTGAGACGAAGGAGCAAGTGGACTTTCTGATCAGCTCCGGCTGCCATATGGCGCAGGGTTTTTACTTCGCAAGACCCATGGCAATCGATGCCTTCGAGTATCTTGCGGGCTTTAGAAGGTAA
- a CDS encoding FMN-binding protein gives MMKRKRARLVAMILSVVMVLPTLNPVFAATRTNGTFTGTAAGRGGQVQVTIQMEDDRITDIGADGPNETPAYWNAAIEVLETIKENNGTENVDAIAGATLSSKAILEAANKALNKALPGFSSGSGSANNPYLISSDTQLFWFADQVNGGEPFEGAYISLDADLELTEEWTPIGSNSSMPFAGVFNGQGHTISGMQIGASADPAVISYAGLFGYVKNTAEIRNLHLEDVAMVIQGSGTSYAGALVAYAENKSSSGLGTVLDHCTVEGSLVMTNTAATMAGGLIGFGNQYGLISNCGADVAVSIDAGGGILNAGGLIGMASINSMVINSYSLGSVNGRSSSSTNSNVGGLAGTLSGIYYNDYTAGEVTTTGDKVRVGGLAGNVAAAAIAIRTYWNENLADAAGNLSGVLHSSSAGKSETALSSQEFADLMSGGLSSNAREVGAVLAAEKITAITMADMTDKIGNEFYDWQFKGGSVVLSSTLWSESEIDTSIFAGGSGTEESPYLISNESQLRKFAVSFTSKIDYSGKYVALTDDITLTEEWMPIGEGEYAFCGVFDGNGRTISQLRIGSSSSPKYDEIDTRYFGLFGVLENATVKNLNIEAEIYTAGEGSLYVGALAGYAENTLVDGLSVSGNVSGTSGNGAAGSLWKANHFGGGLIGYQSKGALVNSTSHATVFSGAQGGLAEAGGLVGLSNRALIANCYSTGDISGMTRRGNIDGREYEGMAAVGGIAGVFAGTMVQCYSSAKTSTDTYSTYVGVLAGWVTGIGNLYKSYYTTDSIQEIEGRAISPVEYAGWLVGPGINDEGEAYTGSIAYGMEGITAAETGTEAFAAKLNANFDELSVDVETLWPKAVLKKWILHDGEVKPNGAAAVITYVQPDIPEAEFQGEYYDGTYFGRSEDKTLIVKVEIAKDKIQDISVSSYSGEIFDFSNLLQQIKSSNGISTLTGADAATIRLKDAVSTVFKKAILWDTTGYGSVSASIFAGGTGTQQDPYQISTETQLRAFAASVNTDESYHGKYVKLTKNITLTGEWQSIGGNAPHVFKGTFDGNYKTISNLKTGSKSEPANIAFAGLFSYLSEAVVKNLTLKNVEIHAKNSGSRNVFVAGLAATAGEVYEGPCYISGITVNGNLSARSNTGAAYIGAVSARLEKSVVNNCSADVHLAASSQSGSRIYAGGLLGIFARSAVISNVAKGSIQVSSTVNKTASGGVTGFHSGVSFNNVTDMDIHSVKATTDIGGVAGRNTGIGLMLPGYYSESSSQQNGDVPLSSNVGVGVIVTGTGGGCGAVEGLTSYQSEADLITTLNGNLTDSTIRERILQLLELWNVELPESITMGKWSVFGGGLVLDQSGSGVSLLNGRMITVEVPQDPDPTPTPSTGGSSGNTKSTTTTETSTDKDGTVTTKTINTKTGVVTTVSIKTNGDKATRIDQPDGSASIVMENKNGTSSKTQITSSGQVTSAVSLNQSSVSAAAGSALTLPVPTMPLVADRDVAPRITLNTEGKTAILVKIPVERVTSSTVVILVGQDGTETILKDSISDANGVIALVMPGATIKIINNNKHFEDVSSSAWYQEAVGFASGREILSGTGTSSFSPSEPMTRGMLWTALSRYDGQTGTGGETWYSSAQRWASENDVSDGSNPEGNITREQLASILYRYAGSPSVQGSLDGYKDAGQISSWADAALQWAVAKGILNGREGGLLDPQAQANRAEVAAILMRYIKDKNH, from the coding sequence ATGATGAAAAGAAAAAGAGCACGGCTTGTGGCAATGATTCTTTCAGTTGTTATGGTTTTGCCAACACTGAACCCAGTCTTTGCAGCTACCCGTACGAACGGGACGTTTACTGGAACTGCGGCGGGGCGCGGGGGTCAGGTTCAAGTGACGATACAGATGGAAGACGATAGAATTACGGATATTGGGGCCGATGGGCCTAATGAGACACCGGCATATTGGAATGCTGCAATAGAGGTGCTGGAGACAATTAAAGAAAACAATGGAACAGAGAATGTGGATGCCATTGCAGGAGCAACGTTAAGCTCAAAGGCAATCCTTGAGGCTGCCAACAAAGCGCTTAACAAAGCACTGCCTGGATTTTCTTCCGGCAGCGGAAGCGCGAACAACCCCTATTTGATTTCGAGTGATACCCAGTTGTTCTGGTTTGCTGATCAGGTAAATGGTGGTGAGCCCTTTGAGGGGGCTTACATCTCCTTAGATGCAGATCTGGAGTTGACCGAAGAATGGACTCCCATCGGGTCGAATTCTTCCATGCCCTTTGCTGGCGTGTTTAACGGACAGGGCCATACCATCAGCGGGATGCAGATTGGTGCGAGCGCAGATCCAGCAGTAATCTCTTACGCAGGCCTTTTCGGGTATGTGAAAAATACTGCAGAAATTCGAAACCTTCATCTCGAAGACGTTGCTATGGTGATACAAGGTTCGGGAACGTCCTATGCGGGCGCTTTGGTTGCCTATGCGGAGAATAAATCCAGCAGTGGACTGGGTACCGTTTTAGATCACTGTACTGTGGAGGGAAGTCTGGTTATGACAAATACTGCTGCCACTATGGCAGGGGGATTAATTGGATTTGGCAATCAATATGGGCTGATCTCAAACTGCGGCGCGGATGTTGCGGTTTCCATTGATGCAGGAGGTGGAATTCTGAATGCAGGAGGGCTGATCGGCATGGCGAGCATCAACTCCATGGTCATCAACTCCTATTCACTAGGCAGTGTCAACGGCAGAAGCAGCAGCTCGACAAACAGCAATGTCGGGGGACTGGCCGGAACACTCAGTGGTATTTACTATAATGACTATACAGCGGGAGAAGTAACAACAACCGGTGATAAGGTAAGAGTTGGAGGACTTGCGGGAAATGTTGCGGCGGCAGCTATCGCAATAAGGACATATTGGAACGAAAATCTAGCAGATGCTGCCGGAAATCTCAGCGGAGTTCTGCATTCGTCCTCTGCCGGCAAGAGTGAAACTGCACTGTCTTCTCAGGAATTTGCAGACCTGATGTCAGGCGGTCTTTCTTCCAATGCAAGGGAAGTAGGAGCCGTACTTGCGGCGGAGAAGATTACTGCAATAACGATGGCTGATATGACAGACAAGATTGGGAATGAATTCTATGACTGGCAATTCAAAGGAGGTAGTGTCGTTCTGAGCAGCACGCTTTGGTCTGAGAGCGAAATTGATACATCCATCTTTGCTGGCGGAAGCGGCACGGAAGAGAGCCCTTATTTAATTTCAAATGAATCCCAGCTGCGAAAATTTGCCGTTTCTTTCACAAGTAAAATTGATTATTCGGGGAAATATGTTGCCCTAACCGATGATATCACTTTGACTGAGGAATGGATGCCAATCGGTGAGGGTGAGTATGCCTTTTGCGGAGTCTTTGACGGAAACGGGAGAACCATTTCGCAACTGAGGATTGGGAGCAGCAGCAGCCCGAAATACGATGAGATCGATACTCGGTATTTTGGACTTTTTGGAGTATTGGAAAATGCGACAGTCAAAAATCTGAATATTGAAGCTGAAATATATACAGCGGGGGAGGGTTCCCTCTATGTGGGCGCCTTAGCAGGATATGCAGAAAACACACTCGTTGATGGTCTGAGCGTGTCCGGAAATGTATCTGGCACTTCTGGTAACGGAGCAGCGGGATCTCTGTGGAAGGCGAACCATTTCGGAGGCGGTCTGATCGGCTACCAGAGCAAAGGTGCTTTGGTCAATTCAACGAGTCATGCCACCGTATTCAGCGGCGCGCAGGGAGGTCTTGCCGAGGCGGGAGGCCTTGTGGGCCTCTCAAATCGAGCACTGATAGCCAATTGCTACAGTACAGGTGATATCTCGGGAATGACTCGACGTGGCAATATCGATGGCAGAGAGTATGAAGGCATGGCTGCTGTTGGCGGAATCGCTGGTGTCTTTGCAGGAACCATGGTACAGTGCTATTCCTCGGCTAAGACCAGCACGGATACCTATTCTACCTATGTAGGCGTATTAGCGGGGTGGGTAACCGGGATTGGGAACTTGTATAAGTCTTACTACACGACTGACTCAATACAGGAAATTGAAGGAAGAGCCATCAGCCCTGTCGAATATGCAGGATGGCTGGTAGGACCGGGAATCAACGATGAGGGAGAGGCGTACACCGGCAGCATCGCTTATGGAATGGAAGGCATCACAGCCGCTGAGACTGGTACGGAAGCCTTTGCAGCAAAGCTCAATGCAAATTTCGATGAGCTTTCGGTTGATGTTGAAACCCTTTGGCCTAAAGCGGTGCTGAAAAAATGGATACTGCATGACGGCGAGGTAAAACCAAACGGAGCAGCCGCTGTTATTACCTATGTTCAGCCTGACATTCCAGAGGCTGAGTTCCAGGGGGAATACTATGACGGTACTTATTTTGGACGAAGTGAGGACAAGACACTTATCGTCAAAGTTGAAATTGCGAAGGATAAGATACAGGATATTTCAGTGTCATCTTATAGCGGGGAAATCTTTGATTTTAGCAACCTTCTGCAACAGATAAAGTCTTCTAACGGAATCAGCACACTGACCGGGGCAGACGCAGCGACAATCAGATTGAAAGATGCAGTGAGTACGGTTTTCAAAAAAGCTATTTTGTGGGATACGACTGGTTATGGTTCTGTAAGTGCATCTATATTTGCAGGAGGAACCGGGACTCAGCAGGATCCGTATCAGATTTCGACGGAGACACAGCTGCGCGCATTTGCCGCTTCCGTGAACACAGATGAGTCCTATCATGGAAAATATGTAAAGCTAACAAAGAATATCACTTTGACAGGAGAGTGGCAGAGCATAGGCGGAAATGCGCCGCATGTCTTTAAGGGAACATTTGACGGGAATTACAAGACAATTTCTAATCTAAAAACAGGAAGCAAATCTGAACCGGCAAATATTGCCTTTGCAGGATTGTTCTCCTACCTTAGCGAGGCAGTAGTGAAAAACCTGACTCTCAAAAATGTGGAGATCCATGCAAAGAACAGCGGCAGCCGGAATGTATTTGTTGCAGGTCTTGCTGCAACGGCGGGAGAAGTCTATGAAGGACCCTGTTATATCAGCGGAATTACCGTAAATGGTAATCTAAGCGCCCGGTCAAATACGGGAGCAGCGTATATCGGAGCAGTCTCTGCACGACTGGAAAAAAGTGTGGTCAATAACTGCTCGGCCGATGTTCATCTTGCTGCTTCGTCCCAGTCGGGAAGCCGCATTTATGCGGGAGGCCTATTGGGCATCTTCGCCCGTTCTGCCGTAATCAGCAACGTTGCAAAGGGCAGCATCCAGGTGAGCAGCACGGTAAACAAAACAGCATCTGGTGGTGTGACGGGATTTCATAGCGGCGTAAGCTTCAACAATGTGACAGATATGGATATCCACTCGGTGAAAGCTACTACAGATATTGGCGGTGTTGCTGGACGGAATACGGGAATCGGTTTGATGCTGCCCGGCTATTACAGTGAAAGTTCCAGCCAGCAAAATGGAGATGTGCCGCTTTCCTCTAATGTGGGCGTGGGAGTCATTGTCACAGGAACCGGAGGGGGCTGCGGTGCAGTTGAGGGTCTGACCTCTTATCAGTCGGAAGCGGACCTCATCACAACGTTGAATGGTAATCTGACAGACAGCACGATCCGAGAGAGAATTCTGCAGCTGTTAGAACTTTGGAATGTCGAATTGCCGGAATCCATAACCATGGGGAAATGGAGTGTTTTCGGCGGCGGCCTGGTACTGGATCAATCCGGTTCGGGTGTGTCCCTATTGAACGGGCGTATGATTACGGTAGAAGTGCCACAAGATCCAGATCCGACTCCGACCCCGTCAACTGGAGGCTCAAGCGGCAATACCAAGAGTACAACGACGACAGAAACTTCAACCGACAAGGATGGAACCGTTACGACGAAAACCATCAATACCAAAACAGGAGTCGTGACAACCGTCAGCATCAAGACAAATGGAGATAAGGCAACTAGAATTGATCAACCGGATGGATCTGCCAGCATTGTCATGGAGAACAAAAACGGCACTTCTTCGAAAACGCAAATCACCTCTTCGGGTCAAGTCACTTCTGCTGTCTCGCTGAATCAGAGCTCGGTTTCAGCTGCAGCAGGCAGCGCGCTAACGCTTCCTGTGCCGACAATGCCACTTGTCGCTGACCGGGATGTTGCGCCGCGCATAACATTAAATACAGAAGGAAAGACAGCGATTCTGGTGAAAATTCCTGTTGAGCGAGTCACTTCGAGTACAGTCGTTATCTTAGTGGGACAGGACGGTACCGAGACAATTCTGAAGGACTCGATTTCAGACGCCAATGGCGTGATTGCCTTGGTTATGCCTGGTGCAACCATAAAAATCATCAATAACAACAAGCACTTTGAAGACGTAAGTTCCTCTGCATGGTACCAAGAGGCGGTAGGCTTTGCCAGCGGCAGAGAAATTCTTTCCGGTACCGGAACAAGCAGTTTCTCACCCAGTGAACCCATGACACGTGGGATGCTTTGGACCGCTTTGTCGAGATACGACGGGCAAACTGGAACTGGCGGTGAAACATGGTACTCCTCGGCACAGCGTTGGGCAAGCGAGAATGATGTATCCGATGGTTCTAACCCCGAGGGGAATATAACACGAGAACAGCTTGCTTCTATTTTATATCGCTACGCAGGTTCTCCGTCTGTTCAGGGGAGTCTGGATGGCTACAAAGACGCTGGCCAAATCAGCAGTTGGGCCGATGCGGCTCTTCAGTGGGCTGTGGCGAAAGGAATTCTAAACGGAAGAGAAGGCGGTCTGCTCGATCCTCAGGCGCAGGCAAACCGCGCTGAGGTGGCAGCAATATTAATGCGCTATATCAAAGATAAGAACCACTAG